In the Nitrospirota bacterium genome, one interval contains:
- a CDS encoding sulfopyruvate decarboxylase subunit alpha: MIDSDAFVQAVQDIGVDFFTGVPDSILGGIIAELMERRLYTPAVREDEAVAMAAGAYMSGKVPAVLMQNSGLGTSLNTLISLNMIYCQPCILIVSWRGYQGKDAPEHLVMGEVMPQFLDTMKIPHRTLSEKTAIDDLKWLAETFMKQRIPVALLITKGVVRGVHP; the protein is encoded by the coding sequence ATGATTGACAGCGATGCGTTCGTTCAAGCGGTACAAGATATCGGAGTCGATTTCTTTACGGGGGTTCCGGATTCGATCTTAGGCGGCATCATTGCCGAGTTGATGGAACGGCGTCTCTACACCCCGGCTGTTCGGGAAGATGAAGCGGTCGCCATGGCTGCCGGGGCCTATATGTCCGGCAAGGTTCCCGCCGTGCTCATGCAGAATTCGGGGTTGGGCACGTCCCTCAACACCCTCATTTCGTTGAACATGATCTATTGCCAGCCCTGTATTTTGATTGTGTCCTGGCGTGGCTATCAAGGTAAAGATGCGCCGGAGCATCTCGTGATGGGTGAGGTGATGCCGCAGTTTCTGGACACGATGAAAATCCCGCATCGAACCCTCTCGGAAAAGACGGCGATTGACGATCTGAAATGGCTGGCGGAGACGTTCATGAAGCAGCGCATTCCCGTCGCCCTCTTGATAACGAAGGGTGTTGTGAGAGGGGTGCACCCATGA
- a CDS encoding sulfopyruvate decarboxylase subunit beta: MRPEEGTMQSRAMAMAALLELLTDQPVIICNGFPSREAYKIADRPTHFYMIGSMGNAPAIALGVALAKPNKQVVVFDGDGNVLMGLGTLATVGALKPKNFIHVVFDNEVYGTTGNQPTISNVVPLEKVAKAAGYVNVERVREREDLVYEFKDMLKKDGPSLLLVKVNEMVEDVGRVMLDPPDITKRFMKAIQ, from the coding sequence ATGAGACCGGAAGAAGGCACGATGCAGAGCCGGGCAATGGCCATGGCGGCACTGCTGGAACTACTGACCGACCAACCGGTGATTATTTGCAACGGGTTTCCCTCTCGCGAAGCCTATAAGATTGCCGATCGTCCGACTCATTTCTATATGATCGGGTCCATGGGGAATGCCCCGGCCATTGCGCTAGGTGTCGCGCTCGCCAAGCCGAACAAGCAGGTGGTGGTGTTCGATGGGGACGGCAACGTCTTGATGGGCCTGGGGACGCTCGCGACGGTGGGCGCGTTGAAACCAAAAAATTTCATCCATGTGGTGTTCGACAATGAAGTCTATGGCACGACAGGGAACCAGCCGACGATTTCCAATGTCGTTCCGCTGGAGAAGGTGGCCAAGGCGGCCGGGTATGTGAATGTCGAACGGGTACGGGAACGTGAGGACCTCGTCTACGAATTCAAAGACATGTTAAAGAAGGATGGGCCGAGCCTGTTGTTGGTCAAAGTCAATGAGATGGTGGAGGATGTCGGGCGCGTGATGCTCGATCCGCCGGACATTACCAAGCGGTTCATGAAAGCGATACAATAG
- a CDS encoding alanine--glyoxylate aminotransferase family protein, giving the protein MILLNPGPVNVSERVRQALLRPDVCHRESEFTELLHGIQAKLLKLFVPGAEAEYAAVVLTGSGTAAVESAVMSALPHGKRMLVLNNGVYGERISQMVGLSRLGVSELKYDWTMRPDPERLRLALRQHPEAQAVAMVHHETTTGLINPVKEIADVVDSQNRVFILDAVSALAGELLDIAGSHIYMVAGTSGKCIQGFPGLSFVLVRKGFLERMRAYPRRSIYLHITQYVDDQGRGTIPFTPAVQVYYAFDEALNELMEEGVAKRIQRYKTVATLIRDRMAKLGVKPLLTPEKHSNTITAFHLPEGVTYRSLHDRLKEAGYVIYAGQGQLESKIFRIANMGALTEAQFVGFLDAFERICGTA; this is encoded by the coding sequence ATGATCTTATTGAATCCAGGGCCGGTGAATGTGTCGGAGCGGGTGCGGCAGGCGCTGTTGCGGCCGGATGTCTGCCACCGGGAGTCGGAATTTACTGAACTCCTGCACGGGATCCAAGCGAAGCTGCTGAAGCTCTTTGTGCCGGGGGCGGAAGCGGAGTACGCCGCTGTTGTGTTAACTGGATCAGGCACTGCGGCAGTGGAGTCGGCCGTCATGTCGGCGCTCCCGCACGGTAAACGGATGCTGGTACTCAACAACGGCGTCTATGGCGAGCGCATCTCCCAGATGGTCGGGCTGTCTCGCCTGGGCGTGTCTGAACTCAAATACGATTGGACGATGAGGCCGGATCCTGAACGGCTGCGGCTGGCGTTGCGACAACATCCGGAAGCCCAGGCAGTCGCCATGGTCCATCATGAGACGACCACCGGACTCATCAATCCAGTCAAAGAGATTGCGGACGTCGTCGACAGCCAGAATCGGGTGTTTATTCTGGACGCGGTCAGTGCGTTGGCAGGGGAGCTGCTGGATATCGCCGGGTCTCACATCTATATGGTGGCTGGCACGTCAGGCAAGTGTATTCAGGGATTCCCCGGCCTGTCTTTCGTGCTCGTCCGCAAGGGGTTTCTCGAGCGGATGCGCGCGTACCCTAGACGGTCGATCTATCTCCATATCACGCAGTATGTCGATGACCAGGGTCGCGGAACGATTCCCTTCACGCCGGCTGTACAGGTCTATTATGCGTTCGATGAGGCGTTGAATGAACTCATGGAGGAAGGGGTTGCCAAGCGGATTCAGCGATATAAGACCGTGGCGACCCTCATTCGAGACCGCATGGCGAAACTTGGCGTGAAGCCGCTGTTGACTCCGGAGAAACATTCGAACACGATTACGGCCTTTCATCTTCCCGAGGGTGTCACGTATCGGTCGTTGCACGATCGATTAAAAGAAGCGGGCTACGTGATCTATGCGGGCCAAGGCCAACTCGAGAGCAAGATTTTCCGCATTGCCAACATGGGCGCCCTCACAGAGGCCCAGTTTGTCGGATTTCTCGACGCATTTGAACGGATTTGCGGCACAGCATGA